A genomic segment from Aegilops tauschii subsp. strangulata cultivar AL8/78 chromosome 1, Aet v6.0, whole genome shotgun sequence encodes:
- the LOC109736943 gene encoding probable cytosolic oligopeptidase A translates to MAGRKETALNLAKFVDKGVQVKLTSGRQVTGTLKGYDLLLNLVLDQAVESEREGELEELEKGVEPAWERLVHPLERIVDRLNAVDHIKVVKDSPDLCAAVEDVQVVSLLSRRL, encoded by the exons ATG GCGGGGCGCAAGGAGACGGCGCTCAACCTGGCCAAGTTCGTCGATAAGGGCGTCCAGGTCAAGCTCACCAGCGGCCGCCAAG TTACAGGAACTTTAAAGGGATATGACCTACTGCTGAACTTAGTGCTGGATCAAGCAGTCGAGTCTGAAAGA GAGGGCGAGCTGGAGGAGCTTGAGAAGGGTGTGGAGCCTGCGTGGGAGCGCTTGGTCCACCCGCTCGAGCGCATCGTCGACAGGCTAAACGCCGTTGACCACATCAAGGTTGTCAAGGACTCACCTGACCTCTGTGCCGCCGTCGAGGATGTCCAGGTAGTCTCTCTTCTGTCACGCCGCCTGTGA